The Procambarus clarkii isolate CNS0578487 chromosome 18, FALCON_Pclarkii_2.0, whole genome shotgun sequence genome segment cgcAGAAGTACTAAGTGTGTCACTCTCTATGGtgcataacaggtcactggaaacaggagacctaccagaaagttggaagacagctaatgtagtcccaatatacaaaaaaggtgacaggtaagaggcactgaactactggccagtttccctaacttgtataccatgcaaggtgatggagaagatcgtgagaaaaaggctcgtagagcatctggagggaaagctTTGtaccgcaccaccaacatgggttcagggatggtaaatcgtgtctcacagggttaatagaattctatgacacaggcaacaaaaattatgtatgaaagagaagggtgggcagactgcattttcttggactgtcagaaagcctttgacacagtacctcacaaaaggctgttacaaaagttggagcaacaggcaggagtaaaaggtaaggtgctccagtggataagggagtatctaggcaacaggaaacaacaagtaacggtgaggggggagacatcagagtggcgagatgtcaccagcggagtcccacagggctcagtacttggacccatcctgtttctaatatatgtgaacgatcttccggagggtatagactcattcctctcaatgtttgctgatgatgcaaaagttatgagaagaatcaagacagatgaagatagacagagactacaggacgacctggataaactggaggaatggtctagaaaatggctgctaaagttcaactcaggaaagtgtaaagtaatgaaattaggcgaagggagcaggaggctgaacacaaagtatcatctgggaggtgaaatcctacaagagtcaaatagagagaaagatctggggattgatatcacacagAACCTGTCTCCACATTaataggatatcatcagcggcatatgctagatttgccaacataagaactgcctttagaaacttgtgtaaggaatcgttcaggaccctgtataccacttatgtcagaccaatcctggagcatgcagctccagcctcgagttcatacctaattaaacacatgacaaagttagagaaattcagaggtatgccaccagactagtcccagaactgagaggtatgagctactaggAAAGGCTaatggagctaaacctcacgtccctggaaaacagaagagtaaggggagacatgataaccacctacaaaattctcaggggaattaacagagtggacaaagacaaattcttcagcacgggtgggacacgaacaagggaacacaagtAGAAACTTAgttcccagatgagccacagagacattagaatttttttcagtgtcagagtagttaacaaatggaatgcaataggcagtgatgtggtggaggctgactccatacacagtttcaaatgtagatatgatagagcccagtaggctcaggaacctgttcaccagttgactgacaattgagaggcgggaccaaagagccaaagctcaatccccgcaagcacatctaggtaagtacacacacactaaaaataCCTGCAGAAATATTTAAGAGTTGACATATATCAATGTCCGAGGTGAGTGGCTGATGCAAGAAGGGCAGGATGAGTGAGTTACACCTCACACATACCACGTCACTCACTCTCCTCCTCATTGTACCTCACAGAGCACCCAGACTCTCCCTCACCATCCACCTCAACTCAGCCCGCGAGTCCACGCAAGAATTCGCTAGTTCACCCTTGGGTGTGGAGCCACTAGCCTGTTCACCCTTGAACGTAAACCGAATAACTTTATGTTCTATAATGCTTCAAACAAAATAATGTTTGACTGGCATAAACTTACGAATATTCCAACAAATTAAATGTTCATTATATAGTGTGACAATCTTGAGATATATACCTGATGATACTTAATACTTGTATGGAATATACCTGTATGTTATTGTCTGCTCAGTCAGTAAGGTAATAATAGAGCATATTGAGCTCCGTTAATCACCTGTGTTTTTCCCCTATAACATCTTCCTCCTCTCTTGCACACCTACCATTTACTACGTTAAATGAGACTTCACTCCTAATATATTTTGCATATTCATTAGCATAATTTATCAACTCTATCCACAGGATAAATTATCTCGCACTGTTGAATTATCGTATTATGTGATACCGGTAAACTCAAGTAATTATACGAATTAGTTCacgatataataattatatacacCTTTAGCGGTcaagtaattatataaattagtacacgatataataattatatacccGTTAAGTGTCCAATGTAACGCTATAAGGAGGGTTGAATCATCTTATGTAAAGAATTTAAAACCTTAACAACTATAGTAactatttcagtgtttctgaaatatattttaaatttactTATTCTTCATACTAATAAATATGTCAACATAGACAAATCGTTATAGCTTCTCATATTTCTTAAACTCTATTTTGTATTTGTTAAAGACTTCAGACCACTCACGAGATAAACTAATTgcaaatttaataaataataatgacaACGAGTGAATAATAGACTATTATAATAGTGAATAATAGTGAATAATAGACTATTATAATAGTGAATAATAGTGAATAATAGACTATTATGCACTCGTTGAGTGTTTGAAAAATTAGCAAACAGGGAACACATTTACAAATGAGTAAAACTTACCTAGTTGTATGCAGTAAACTAATCAGTGTGAATGAAGTATTGCCAATTAGTGTGCAGTAGACTAATTAGTGTTTGAAGTAGACTAATAATTATATGAAATAGACTTATAAGTGTATGAAGTAAACTAATAAATGTGAAGTAGGTTTATAAGTGTATGAAGTGGACTAATAAGTGCAGTAGATTAATAAGTGTATGAAGCAGATCAAGTAGACTAATAAGTGTATGAAGTAGACTAATAAGTGTATGAAGTAGACCAATAAGTGTATGAAGTAGACTAATAAGTGTATGAAGCACACTAAAAAGTGTATGAAGTAGACTAATAAGTGTATGCTGTAGACTAACAAGTGTATGAAGTAGCTCAAGTAGACTAATTAGTGAATGAAACAGACTAATAAGTGTATGAGGTAGACTAATCAGTGTGTATGAAGTATTACCAGTAAGTATGCACTCGACTAATCAGAACAAAGTGTTGCCAACGAGTGTGAGGAGCGTTAATAAGCGTGAAAACACAGGTAAAGTGTGAAGAACATTAATCAGTGTGTAAAAGTACACCAACAAGTATGTAATAGACAAATCAGTGTgtgaaaagttaaaaaaaatggGTGTGAAATTGGGTATATATAAGGTGTAATGCCCCATGAAGGTCTTTGGCTACGGTGTTTgtgagggttggggggtggggggtggggaggagtcTTGGAGGTGTGAGGAGTCTTGGAGGAGGTGCGAGGGGTCTTGGAGGAGGTGTGAGGAGTCTTGGAGGAGGTGCGAGGGGTCTTGGAGGAGGTACGAGGGGTCTTGGAGGAGGTGTGAGGAGTCTTGGAGGAGGTGTGAGAGAGTGTAGTACACATACAcgttcctctccccctcccccccccctccaaggagTCTCTACCTAGCAGTACCTCAGCGGTGACCCGAGACTAACCCGGATCTGTGAGGGTGTCTGCTGTCTGCTGCAGCTTACCACCCCCCCCTGGAGGTGTCTGCTGCCTGGTCCAGCTTACCCTCCCCCCCTGCAGGTGTCTGCTGTCTGCTGCAGCTTACCACCCCCCCCTACAGGTGTCTGCTGCCTGTTCCAGCTTACCCTCCCCCCCTGCAGGTGTCTGCTGTCTGCTGcagcttccctcccccctcccctggagGTGTCTGCTGCCTGTTCCagcttaccctcccccccccctgcaggtgtctgctgtctgctgcagcttaccaccccccccctgcaggtgtctGCTGCCTGTTCCAGcttaccctcccccccctgcaggtgtctgctgtctgctgcagcttacccccccccccctgcaggtgtctGCTGCCTGGTCCAGCTTACCCTCCCCCCCTGCAGGTGTCTGCTGTCTGCTGcagcttacccccccccccttcctgcaggtgtctgctgtctgctccagcttacccccccccccctgcaggggTCTgctgtctgtatatatatatatatatattatatattatatatatatatatatatatatatatatatatatatatatatatatatatatatatatatatatatatatatatatatatatatgcaacattgatcacaaaaacactgatccaagtatgcggaaaaaccacatgtgaaaaataaagaatgcttaacgcgttttcggatacatcgccttcatcagagcaaagtagaatgattctactATGTAGAATCATTCTACAGATTTCTACAAAGTAgaaatcattctactttgctctgatgagggcgaagtagccgaaaacgcgttaagcattctctatttttcacatgtggtttttccgcataaaatatataaaaaatatgcacAGAGAGGATACCTCGCTTCTCGGCATTATACACCGAGTATACTCTAGTCCTGGAGTATAATGTGAAGTATACGTGCTGGTTGGTCACTTAGTTGTTGTGATGtctataataaccctccagaggttgatagcccttaataaccctccagaggttgatagcccttaataaccctccaggggttgatagcccttaataaccctccagaggttgacaggccttaataaccctccagaggctgatagcccttaataaccctccagaggttgacaggcctaaataaccctccagagattgataggtcttaataaccctccagaggttgataggccttaataaccctccagaggttgataggccttaataaccctccagaggttgacaggccttaataaccctccagaggctgataggccttaataaccctccagaggttgacaggccttaataaccctccagagcttgacagaccttaataaccctccagaggttgataggccttaataaccctccaggggttgataggtCTAAATaatccctccagaggttgacaggcctaaataaccctccagaggttgacaggcctaaataaccctacagaggttgataggccttaataaccctccagaggttgataggccttaataaccctccagaggttgataggccttaataaccatcCAGAGGATGAtagcccttaataaccctccagaggttgataggccttaataaccctccagaggttgatagcccttaataaccctccagaggttgccttaataaccctccagaggttgataggccttaataaccctccagaggttgataggccttaataaccctccagaggttgataggccttaataaccctccagaggttgatagcccttaataaccctccagaggttgacaggcctaaataaccctccagaggttgataggccttaataaccctccagaggttgacaggcgtaattaaccctccagaggttgataggccttaataaccctccagaggttgacaggccttaataaccctccagaggttgatagcccttaataaccctccagaggttgacaggccttaataaccctccagaggttgacaggccttaataaccctccagaggttgacagacctaaATAACCCCTCCAAACACCAAATTCTGAAGGATTTCTCGCTTAACACCAATGAAGTTAAAACAAAAACATCTATTCGTTAAAAATAAACTACCATCAAATAAATACATTTACAAAAAGTATGACCTAAAATAAAATATCTTTTAAGAAAATAAGAATCTCAAGTGGCGACCTCATTTGGTAGCTCCGCGCCACCTGCCTCGAcccttcgactttttgtgtagtgtgtgtaattacccgaCGCGAGCGGGGAACGACGCCCTGAACCACGCGCCGCCACGGTGGGGCGCACGAGGCTAAGTAGCCGAGGAGCAAGGAGTTATGTCAGCAAGGAAGTGAACAGAAATCATTTATGCGTAGATTATGTGAAGAAAAATGGTTATATATggtcccaatcgacttgagaatggtccaggaaggaccgaaacgtcgtcgtcccttcactttctagtgtgtggtttggttaacatatttcagccacgttattgtgactcatcgcctgcatatatggTTAATAATATTACGTGAATATGGAATAAACTCGTAAGATTGAAAGATAATTCACTCGTAAGATTGAAAGATAATTCACTCGTAAGATTGAAAGATAATTCACTCGTAAGATTGGAAGATAATTCACTCGTAAGATAATTCACTCGTAAGATTGAAAGATAAGATTCACTCGTAAGAATCAATAGCCTATTGTTTCCAGACTTAGACTTGAAATGTGATTAAAATATGAATACATTCACTACAAATCCATCTAATTACTCCTATCACTGTGTACAATTaaccaataataatataaaagTCAACACGTAGGGCagaagtagtaataataataatgagaggaGTACAAAGCAGCATGTCATGGTACGGCGGTGTCCAGGTGCGGTGTCCGCACCCTCCGCATCACACAAACTCcgcctcctccttctcctgctgCGTCTTATAAGGCCATATTAAGGCACAGTGAAGCCCTGAGCCGCTCTGTCCACTTTGCTGGCCTGTCACTCCTCGCTCCTAGTGCCATTATCGCAGCCTCCATCAGACGCGGTATTATTATTTGCGTAGGTGTCCCAGAAATTCATTATCCGGTCTGGGATGGGAAGCTGGTGAGGGAgaatagggagggagagagtaaggaCCAAGAGtagggagggaaagggagggagggagtagggaggaagagtagggaaggaAGGGGGTTCCATTGCAGAAATTAGTCTGCTGTATTTATTAATAATTTGGTTTTccaaattattaatatatatttcgaaatatatattatatatatatatatatatatatatatatatatatatatatatatatatatatatatccaaaaaaaaatatatatatatatataaaaaatatatatatatatatatatatatatatatatatatatatatatatatatatatatatatatatatatatatatatatatatatatatatataaaattagatatatatacacatatactaaAAGAACAGAGGTGGTaggggaagaaaatatcaaagtgttcagtgaggatccacaaggtcttctctgagtactcattattttcttctccgaggctatgggtcccaacacttgcaccagaggtggtaccccttttaggtatttatatatatatatatatatatatatatatatatatatatatatatatatatatatatatatatatatatatatatatttactttcaaAACTTTGCAAACCTTAGTTTAGCCACACTTTAATTAAATATACATTTGAAGATGTCAACACCTCTAATGTATATAATGCATCTCGGGCTGTAAGTTTAAACACATTATTGGCGTCCAGTCATCATTAACATTACATatactgtttataataataagatcaagataatattttaattataatcaAGTTGTTTATTATGacaaatataatatataagtataataattttttatggCATAGTTTACACCTCGAACTTAGTTGGGTATTATATGAACATTAATAACCGTATTTATATCAAAATTTGTATCGgctataataattaaatataaaacaaaattaaTCACTGCTTCAGAGGCTTTCTGCCTGTCACTTCACAATTTCTAACAGATTGTATATTTGGTCTTATTTACATTAACATAATTAAGACAATGCCAATAATTAATCAAAGgcaaaaaacgaaaaaaaaactGATGTATTCACGAGCTAGAGGGGGGTAACTCACCTAAATCTCTCAGTCTCAGCTGGAGATTGGGACACTCCTACAACACTGCAAGCGTATATGAAATTAGAGTGAATAAATCAAGTAAATGACCAGGTGGACGGGAGTAAGTTCAGATGAGAATTTAGAAGCCTCTTCCCACACTATTTGTACCCTAAAAACTTGCAAGAACATTGGCGAAGTTggtgtataaaaaaaaaataatgtacaAAGAATAtggggtgtgtgtttttttttttggataGAGAAAATGGAGCAGAAATTGAGGAAATAGAAAACAGGTTCCAGCTTGACTACAATGATTATTCTACAAGTGTCTTCTTGAGGCTAATATTAAAGACGGTATTAGAGTGAATTATCATACAGCTTGCATATATTATTAAGGTGAACCGCCAAGCCAATAATAAGAGGGGCTGTTAGCCTGAGTGTTAAGGGTTAGAAATACTACAGCCTGGGTCATTAAGGTAGCTTTATACCCAATCTCTTAATTTACCCCTGAAATATGCCTTAACTTCTAAGATAAGGAAACTGTTAGAGATCTTCTGAGGGCTCAGAATTAAGTCCTTAGCAAGTTATCTAAAAAAGAACACCCAGGGGACCATATATGCAGATAAAAACGTAAAAATCTATGAAATAAAATACCTTAGCTACCCAATCATTACCTTTTTTTAATGCAATTTCTAGTATTTGAGTTTTATTGGAAGTCTCTTGAGTATACCTTCCCTTACGGATACAATATGAGAGTGTTCGTATGTAGCATAACCTACATGGAaacatatatgtgtacatactgtttctgtctctctctctctctctctctctctctctctctctctctctctctctcagcaatgCTGTCAGGCTGCCAGACTCAGGTGTTCCTAATGCAATGATTCATTAACAAATGTCATTATATCATTGCGGTGATAACAATAAGTCCATACCTGTACCTCTAGCATTCACATTTACATACTAATGCCCCGGAGTGGCGACCACAACTGCTTCTCCACACTTCATCAACAATTAATTATTCTTTATCATGCGAGTGCATTGCCGAGGAatatatgtgctgtagaagccagATTGACGACGCTGATTGTCTACTTTAGCAAGAAGTAATGGAGCAGAgattgggggagtggggggggggtacataCTTAACAGTCCTTAATTGTGTCTACTGTCTACTACTGGGTGAGGTCTACCATTATATATCTCGTCTACTAGTCCTATgcaaggtagaaatagcctaagctactctattcttTTTGAGATGTAGTATATTTTCTCAATGAACGTTCTTCAACTTGAACTAGGCTTGTTGCATCTGTTGtgttataatttaactattctaACGTTCTAATTCATTGTCGAATTTGTCTTAAAAGTTGTGgagggaggtggcttccacagtgTCCTCGTCTTATCCGTTCCACTTATTGACGACTCTGAGACTCAAGACGTTCTTCCTGAcggccctgtgactcatctgtgtttccTGTTTCCAATTGTGTCCGCTCCTTCTACTGTTCATTAATTTGAACATTGCTTCCATGTATACTTCGTCAGTTCCCGATAGTATTTTGTACATCGTTATCATGTCTGTTATATTTCTTCTTGCCTCCAGTGTAGTGAAGTCCACTTCCCTCAgtcttcatagctcagtccccttAGCTCAGGACCGAGCCTTGTTGCATATTTTTGTTGGTTTTCTAGTTTTCTTTTGGGCTACTTAAGGTAGGgggctccatgctggtgctgcatactcaatAACAAGTCTGACAAAGGCTGTATACAGCGCTTGGAATGGATCTTTGTCCAAGTTGGTGAAGGATAACGGGACGTTTGCCAGTATGGGATATCttgccctcgttatcctgctgatgtactcacctaattgtgatgtgtgcctctggtgttgatcTCCAGTTATGTCCACTCCTAAGTCTCGCTATCACAAGTTGGAagttgtcttcccttcatcctgtagtgtacatgaggaCCTCTTGCTCCAAGTCCTGtcctcataaccttgcatttgtcagggttaaagtctagtagccattCCTCAGACCATATCTGGAGATTGTCTAGTTCATGTTATAATATATTGCAGACCTCCACAGTTATCTTTCTCCTCTGCAGCTTAACATCGTCAGCAAACGTGGATAAGAATAAGCCTATTTCCGTTGTTACATGGTTTACATTATGAACAGGTTGGGCTCGAGTACtgacccttgaggtactccacttgttacctcTCTCCAGTCTCATAGTtctcctctcactgtgactctctGTCTTCCTTCTGATAGGTATTCCACGTAACCCACTTTAGTACGTTTCCTGATACACCAGACTGTGTGTGTCGAGTTTGCATAGGACTCGCTTGTGAGGAACACTGCCAAAAGCTTTCTACTAATcctggaaaatgcagtcggcccagtcTTCTCTTCCCTTCTTGATTGTTGTCACATATTCACGGAACTCTAATAAGTTGGTCAAGCAAAATTTTCCTTTGCTAAATCCCTGATGATGTCTGGAGACAAACTGTAGAGGTTCTAAATGATGGAGGAGCCGTCTTGAGACAAAGTGTAGAGGTTCTAAATGATGGAGGAGCCGTCTTGAGACAAACTGTAGAGGTTCTAAATGATGGAGGAGCCGTCTTGAGACAAACTGTAGAGGTTCTAAATGATGGAGGAGCCGTCTTGAGACAAACTGTAGAGGTTCTAAATGATGGAGGAGCCGTCTTGAGACAAACTGTAGAGGTTCTAAATGATGGAGGAGCCGTCTTGAGACAAACTGTAGAGGTTCTAAATGATGGAGGAGTCGTCTTGAGACAAACTGTAGAGGTTCTAAATGATGGAGGAGCCGTCTTGAGACAAACTGTAGAGGTTCTAAATGATGGAGGAGCCGTCTTGAGACAAACTGTAGAGGTTCTAAATGATGGAGGAGCCGTCTTGAGACAAAGTGTAGAGGTTCTAAATGATGGAGGAGCCGTCTTGAGACAAACTGTAGAGGTTCTAAATGATGGAGGAGCCGTCTTGAGACAAAGTGTAGAGGTTCTAAATGATGGAGGAGCCGTCTTGAGACAAACTGTAGAGGTTCTAAATGATGGAGGAGCCGTCTTGAGACTAGCCACTAATATCTTACAGGGAACACTTGTTAGTGGCACCGGTCTCTGGTTCAGTGGTTCCTATCTCCCTCCTCTTGTGTATATAGGTGACATAGTTACCACTTTCCAAATGTCAGGAAGTCCTCCCCCATTATATAGGTGACATAGTTACCACTTTCCAAATGTCAGGAAGTCCTCCCCCATTTGTATTGAGTTGAAGACTATAGcaagagttgaccagaccacacactagaagttgaagggacgacgacgtttcggtccgtcctggaccattctcaagtcgattgtggatgacaatcgacttgagaatggtccaggacggaccgaaacgtcgtcgtcccttcaacttctagtgtgtggtatggtcaacatacttcagccacgttattgtgactcatcgcctccactatagcaagaggccaacacAGTGCTGCAGCAGCCTCTATTAGCACCCCTGGTGAGGTGTTGTCAGGGTCTGCGGCTTACATCACAGCCAGAGCCTCTAATTGTTTCTTGACTTCCTCTGATGTTCCTTCTGTTTCTCGGTCAGTCTTTCTCCTGGTTGTATGTCTTCCATTAGACATCGTAGATATGTGGACAGTTCTTGTTCAAACTTACAAACTTCCTGGAAGATCTGGAGTCCCTTGGACGTCAGAGGTCAGGCTGGTTACTAGTTCATTTACCATATTATTATTAACGTGTTgaacagatcacacactagaaggtgaagggacgacgacgtttcggtccgtcctggaccattctcaagttgatcgacttgagaatggtccaggacggaccgaaacgtcgtcgtcccttcaccttctagtgtgtggtctggtcaacatattttagccacgttattgtgactcatcccctgtattattaacatctttattgacaaaatcaattacaattttgcctaatctgaggatttcgatta includes the following:
- the LOC138365977 gene encoding salivary glue protein Sgs-4-like, which gives rise to MSNGRHTTRRKTDRETEGTSEEVKKQLEALAVITSTVCLKTAPPSFRTSTLCLKTAPPSFRTSTVCLKTAPPSFRTSTLCLKTAPPSFRTSTVCLKTAPPSFRTSTVCLKTAPPSFRTSTVCLKTTPPSFRTSTVCLKTAPPSFRTSTVCLKTAPPSFRTSTVCLKTAPPSFRTSTVCLKTAPPSFRTSTVCLKTAPPSFRTSTLCLKTAPPSFRTSTVCLQTSSGI